The Pyrus communis chromosome 8, drPyrComm1.1, whole genome shotgun sequence region gacaaaacttttcgacgcttataaacgaaaaatcacgatttaacggttattttaacttcgattttgatgattttttatagctacactccttgaccatatatgaatacaatgaatgaatttgatcttctgtcacatcccggcccgtggcggatcacttcctgggcccgctccaccaccgtagcacgatattgtccgctttgggcttaccattccctcacggttttgtttttgggaactcacgagcaacttcccagtgggtcacccatcatgggattgctctagcccccttctcgcttaacttcggagttcctacggaacccgaagccagtgagctcccaaaaggcctcgtgctaggtagggatgagaatatacatttaaggatcacttccctgggcaatgtgggatgtcacatcttcaacttaaaatatttacacaagtagatactacaaaatcttatgttatacttgatgaaagtataaataaactctaagtgttagttaatctattgtttttatgggatacgaattctcttaaactaatttcaacgatcccaaccatcaaacttgtttgtatatgctttgagatcacatcagcaaaaaatcacaaaaaacaaacattcaaagatcaagtaacaggacaaaccttttcgacggttataaacgaaaaatcacgatctaacggttattttaactccgattttgatgattttttacaggcacactccttgaccctatatgaatacaatgaatgaattcgatcttcaatttaaaatatttacacaagtggataccacaaaatcttatgttatacttaatgaaagtataaataaactcttaagtgttagtcaatctatcgttttgttgggatacgaattctccaaaactaatttcaacgatccaaactgtcaaacttgtttgtatatgcttggagatcacattaacaaaaaatcacaaaaaacaaacattcagcaatcaagtaacgggacaaaacttttcgacggttataaacaaaaaattacgatttaacgattattttaacttcgattttgatgattttttacaggtacattccttgaccctatatgaatacaatgaatgaattcgatcttcaatttaaaatatttctacaagtggataccacaaaatctattgttctacttaatgaaagtataaataaactctaagtgttagtcaatctattgttttgttgggatacgaattctaaaaaactaatttcaacgatccaaaccgttaaacttgtttgtatatgcttggagatcacatcaacaaaaaatcacaaaaaacaaacattcagagatcaaataacgggacaaagcttttcgacggttataaacaaaaactcacgatttaacggttattttaactccgattttgatgattctttacaggtacattccttgaccctatatgaatacaatgaatgaatttgatcttcaatttaaaatatttacacaagtggataccacaaaatcttatgttatacttaatgaaattataaataaactctaagtattagtcaatctatcgttttgatgggatacgaattctccaaaactaatttcaacgatccaaaccgtcaaacttgtttgtatatgcttggagatcacattaacaaaaaatcacaaaaaacaaacatttagagatcaagtaacgggacaaagcttttcgacggttataaacgaaaattcatgatttaatggttattttaactccgattttgatgattttttacaggtacactctttgaccctatatgaatacagtggatgaatacgatattcaatttaaaatatttacacaagtggataccacaaaatcttatgttctacttaatgaaagtataaataaactctaagtgttagtcaatctatcgttttgttgggatacgaattctccaaaactaatttcaacgatccaaaccgtcaaacttgtttgtatatgcttggagatcacattaaaaaaaaatcacaaaaaacaaacattcagagatcaagtaacgggactgtggacatcgaaatttcggtgaaatgaatgttgaccaataattaaaatttcaacgctcacgtgtcacataaattttacatgtagcatGTGattcaacgaaaaatcgaaataaattggaaaagtcatcaaataggacacgtgtcattacctggcagaaatgatttatttcatctgattatttaaatccaaaaatcaagttttggaattctataaataggaagccaagacaTTCATTTTGggaggaaggaagaagagaaagaaagaagggaattcacatcacaccaaaaccttgaagccttgaaactctaaagctctcaagcaagtcccgaatgatcaagaaaacactcttcgttcttcgtcaaatcctccttcaaggtcaagccccaacggcccttgaagaacttccaccgactcaagatcaagccccgacggccccttgaagaaagtgttcatcatccgttcatcctaagatcaagccccaacggccctttggatcaacaacctcaacaaattcacacatccaatcgttcttcaagattaagcccaaaagccttgaagatctgttcatccatcaaccttcaagatcaagcccaaaagcccttgaagaaatccacacaaccattattcaagatcaagccccgacggcccttgaagaaagtgttcatcattcatcatccgttcattcaagatcaagtccaaaagcccttgaagaaatccacacaaccattattcaagatcaagccccgacggcccttgaagaaagtgttcatcgttcatcatccgttcatcctaagatcaagccccaacggccctttggatcaacaacctcaacaaactcatacacccattcttcaagatcaagcccaacgccccttgaagatccattcatcaactgttcatccttagatcaagcctcgacggccctgtggatcaacagctcatccacaaacctacaccctacgaagatagaatcagaggatcaaattacaaaaagaTTGTAACCcttaaaatcattaaacacaaaagtatattttgtacacgtatttttgtttcttgtttcaggaacttttcgtgtttacaaatttggcacgcccggagggatcatctctacctctcatctctgtctccgttcaagatattcaagcacagtccatggcttcaaacaaagaacaagtcatgactatcggcactacctccattgaaagacagctggttcagatgaaggaaacaattgcaaggctgataaagactgcagaggagaaaaacttgcaaaccgccggactcatcaaccgtctggaggcacagcatggcgtcaaagtgaaaccaagctctcttccaatgGATGATTTTGCAATTATGAAGGAGACACTTCGGGTCAAAGATGACGAACTACATAATGTGGCTAGGAACTGGCAAATCTCACGCGGAGCACCAGTTGGCTTATTGGTTATCACTCCCAAAGCATTTCTCAAAGAAAATGTGCATTGCTGCTTCGATTTCCTTAGAACTCTCCGAAGCAGTTGAATTGGCAGCAGCAACTACTGCTGCAACCGTTCCTAGTTTTGCAGAGCCATTGCCACTCAAGGAATCCACAGCTTCTTTATAGGCCTTTAGAACCAATTGTGTTGCTTGTAGTGTTGCTACCCAAGCTCTAGCTGCCCCAGGAGTCTGTGCGCAAAGGAAGTAGTCCTTTTTCTGCGGGGTCCCAATATAGAAACAGCAACCGTCATACTTTTGCAACCCATGGAAGTTCACGGGAGATAGGGTAATTGTGTTATTCGCATTAAATGGAATGGTTCCCTTGAGAGTCGGCTCATTTCTCCTAATCTTGTATTCCATTCTCCCTGTTGTCGGGTCTAAGATCACCCACTGCTCGTTCCATTTTCTCAGAGTCTCGGATCGCTTGAGAAGTGGACTCTGCAACAAGTTCCGACCCGAACCCGATGCGAGCTGGCGCTTGATCTTCTCCAAGCTGTTCTCAGCGTCCGCAGCTCTCGGAAATGCGCCATTGGTGGTGGCCATGGAATTGGGTGGATCGAGACGATCGAAAGCCTGAGAattttggggatttttttttttgaaggtgGTCTGAATCAGACAGTCCCTGATCAATTGGGTAGAAGCAGATAGATAAATCAACGCTGATTTTCATGTCTTCAAGCAGCCACACTGTGAAGCACAACGGTCTCGACAGTGAGGCCTGGCCCAAATCCGAAGGAATGTAGTATGCAGTGTTACTCGAAGAAGCTCTTCTCTCATGGGGTTGGCTGGAAATTGCTTTCCCTGCTCCGTCAAAGTTTGCACTCAAATTCCTTGCAGAATGCAAGTTCAAATCAATCTTGATTCTCTTAAAGTTGTCATTTTTGGCTCTTTGCTCCTTGAAAGTTGCTTGTAAGGTCGCTATTTCCTTTTCCAGATGTGTCTTTTCCTTCAACAACGAACTTTCCTGCTCTTTAAACTCAGCATatgtcttctttctccttgccctCTTGGCGGCATTGGTGGTGCTGGTGGATTCATATGTACCATTACCCTTGGATCTGGGGCAGCTGGACTCTTCAAAGCCGTCGGCGGTGGCGGATAGAGAGCCGGTACCGCCGCTCCATGAAAGCGGAGTCGTGGGGCTGCATCTAGTGGTGGAATCGACGCCGTTCTTGCCGCTGTTCCTCTGGTGTGAGACGCCGCCGTCGAATCTGGAACCGGACGACGCCGCTTTGGAGCGTGGCATCCTTACACTCCACCTGAGCGTCAAAAGAGACTGCGACATCGGAGACGAAGACCGCAGCGAAGACGACGGCCCCGCCGCCTGCACCTGCTTGAGCCGCAGCAGTAGCTCGACCACGAGCACGTCATCGGTCATCGCCACCCTCGTCCAATCGTCTTGAACCACCATCTCTGAAGGTACAAACCCAGAGTTCTTGAGAGAGggttttttagagagagaaaggagggtgGTGGATTGAGTTGGGAGTCTTGGAGCCGAGTAACAATGGGCTTTGAGAGCTGGGCCCGGATTTGTAGCTGGGCTCGCTGGCTTTGGAAAGAGGAATAAAAAGTTTTGGAGCCggccccccctttttttttttttttctttttttgaatagagaatatatatattttttctaatacatagtaacatatgtattttttttcttttcttttcttttcttttgtaataaaattgactttctttaatgaaacatttatttatttattttgttgtgactgtacttgaagttttgaaatttcaagttgcctacatactcttccaaagaagggATCAAatcataacgtagttcaaatacatattttttttttttgttggtgccgtacacagtttatgctcttgcgggctaGGAGCATTTTGTTGTTACCTTTTACGCTCGTGCGGACAATGAGCTTTTGGTgccatttgcagtttcagctcatgcaagcaaggagcgtttgttgtcgccttttatgctcgtgcggacaaggagctttggttgtcgccttttaggctcgtgcgaacgaggagcgtttttttttgatgattttgtcaaacgatcttagagaggcattccttgcaatcttcatagcaaggagtcttgactgagtgattgaagaagtcttttgggaagaaatcgcgcatcgtgatggcaacggacgatctttgtgtcataacttcatcatcctcaacactttcatgtagctttgaaggttgacggtagctgctttgccccctttccaattggtgaacttgtggaggagacctatgtttcttgtgcattttctttggagtgacataagtccatccttcaacttcacttgacttgactgacatggttttggagcatgcccccggcggttgaggtgaagattttgagttcaaagagccagaagtgatgGTGGTATAGtctgacttcaccacatcattaagatctagctcgatgatccctttctgagccaacttcatgatgagatcttttagcacaaaacacttttccgtcggatgaccaatgaagcggtggaatttacagtaccttggactgtcagtacggttcatctcttccggccgtttacactcaggtaggttgatcacctttttttccagcaagtcatctaacatggcaaccacgtgagagtcggggaatggataagtcttctcctcaagctccttcaaagtgggtctacgtatctcttgatcacgaaaagcttcggtttgaatcgccttgcctcgtgtatgggttttgactggagttgtgttgagcgtcattgcttccttggtgggtttccacgcagccttatccaccttgagccccaaaactttgtcattcttgtagtcggcgatctgttctttcttcccatgacgggtgatgcttaactccatatcatgggcgcgggtggctaactcctcaaatgttcgtggtttgatgccttgaaggatgtagtgtagtccccactgcatgccttgaacgcacatctcaatggcagaggtttcagaacgccgatctttgcaatccagacttaaagaacgccatctatttatgtagtcgacgacaggttcatctttccactgtttcatactggtcagctctagcatgcttacagtacgacgagtgctgtagaaacggttgaggaattccctttctagctggtcccaactattgatagactcaggttcgaggtcagtgtaccagtcaaaagcgttacttttcagcgaacgcacgaactgtttgacgaggtagtctccctctgtcccagcattgttgcaagtttcaatgaaatgggcgacatgttgcttcgggttgccttttccatcgaactgcatgaattttgggggttgataaccccttggcatcttcaaagcatcaatcttcttggagtaaggctttgagtacagtacggagtcatgcgagcttccttcgtactgtgtcttgacagtgcttgcgatcatctcctgtagctgctggatagagagagatcccatgaatgccgttgcttggtctagcttcggcttctcttcaactttctccactggtggctcctcttcttcgtcgtattctttctttaataggccaatatttgggtcgactttcacgtcgggcagcgcatctagttggttgacaagtgcggcaatctgcaagtccttctcttccacagtccgtgtgagctttgcgattgcttcattcatctgagctagctgctcctcgattgaagttgctccagtggtcatgacttgcatggttgtactgccgcttggatcagggtcggagagtagggactctgagtatttcctcgggctttcgtcttctttaccttcttgaaccgtgatgtagaaaacatcttggatctcctcttcagtgccgttctcttgagtttgttggcatgaagatttgccagtgtggacgatgatgcgcctccttaccttcagtggtccttttgtgtcgacctctaggattgcttggcgctccatccttgaaggaatcaagcttcgagcgtcatctttttctcctaacccatcgagcttttctccctttggggtacagagctttgggatgtcggcgcgttaagccttttgaagacagaggttcggtcttgaccaccaatgcgattaagcactgaagttctggagcttgaatggctcatcctattgaAGACCaacgtccgaggggagggtttaggctcttcttggtcttgttcaatgctcacgctgatgtgttaagcgctagctttcttcactttgcttgaattcttcacgggtgcatttggtgtgaagccaagtccagccttgttgttgtcaactccataatcatgctccttcaacttcttttgagtctcggtgaggtcgcgatctttgttgttgacggtgtttgaaaccttctttccaagatttgaagaggaagcaaagtcatgcctagcctttgacatgagttcgtaggcatttgggttgaagccttcttcgatcctcttagttggaagagagcttggtttcactttgacgccatgctgtgccttcagacggttgatgagtccggcggtttgcaagtttttctcctctacagtctttatcagccttgcaattgtttccttcatctgaaccagctgtctttcaatggaggtagtgccgatagtcatgacttgttctttgtttgaagccatggactgtgcttgaatatcttgaacggagacagagatgagaggtagagatgatcccaccgggcgtgccaaatttgtaaacacgaaaaattcctgaaacaagaaacaagaatacgtgtacaaaatatatttttgtgtttaatgatttttggggttacaatctctttgtaatttgatcctttgattctatcttcgtagggtgtaggtttgtggatgagctgttgatccaaagggccgtcgaggcttgatctaaggatgaacagttgatgaatagatcttcaaggggcgttggggttgatcttgaagaatgggtgtatgagtttgttgaggttgttgatccaaagggccgttggggcttgatcttaggatgaacggatgatgaatgatgaacactttcttcaagggccgtcggggcttgatcttgaataatggttgtgtggatttcttcaagggcttttgggcttgatcttgaatgaacggatgatgaatgatgaacactttcttcaagggccgtcggggcttgatcttgaataatggttgtgtggatttcttcaaggg contains the following coding sequences:
- the LOC137743036 gene encoding uncharacterized protein, with the protein product MVVQDDWTRVAMTDDVLVVELLLRLKQVQAAGPSSSLRSSSPMSQSLLTLRWSVRMPRSKAASSGSRFDGGVSHQRNSGKNGVDSTTRCSPTTPLSWSGGTGSLSATADGFEESSCPRSKGNGTYESTSTTNAAKRARRKKTYAEFKEQESSLLKEKTHLEKEIATLQATFKEQRAKNDNFKRIKIDLNLHSARNLSANFDGAGKAISSQPHERRASSSNTAYYIPSDLGTV